Proteins encoded in a region of the Mixophyes fleayi isolate aMixFle1 chromosome 5, aMixFle1.hap1, whole genome shotgun sequence genome:
- the LOC142158015 gene encoding uncharacterized protein LOC142158015 isoform X2, with translation MMKMRTRKHQSPVESSWVDKQQCVDGASLACETQAPLAMKGLETTNGVAQTECTENSLNVEQKKLNGKKQKRRRRSPKHKSLLPNVDNALMGLMMDSVWLDKYVYDEAECFYHVRLAAQGAEGLETRPLIKGTVIKKRKVMEETSRNTSTENCCHKNIMACHHVTNGVWINKFNFDDAESQFVVQFASPLAPRSLNLSLVSLDLGIHRSVQRTPDEGYASATPTPAAQELVTLPAVVSDPTVNGKPHWTGLHDLISEVWLEKSSYDQAERCFYEHVANRPSELQADPTLSWSLNSGKKSKRDKWNRKFASKQLPSRKKKLSSIPEETANALYYPAYFLHADSETVWLDKTLYDNAEACFYAAQVHNISCAVISNKSSLAKLHRPVKSRQCDKKMASSFLSTEKIWFDKYKYDDAERQYYEQLSVTSNENSLPQEDGASTILRDIARARENIQKSLAGSTASAPGNSEESGELLSRVAILERENQSLHKVVADLQMAISKLETRIVTLEQSATSEVLAPEPPFVCKFPARVPAPSCPVVVQELKKVEEDDDDDIDLFGSDEEEDEKAAKIKEERIRQYAEKKSKKPGLIAKSSILLDVKPWDDETDMAKLEECVRTVQMDGLLWGSSKLVPVGYGIKKLQIQCVVEDDKVGTDTLEEEITKFEDYVQSVDIAAFNKI, from the exons ATGATGAAGATGAGGACAAGGAAACACCAGAGCCCAGTGGAGTCCAGCTGGGTGGACAAACAGCAGTGCGTGGACGGTGCAAGTCTTGCTTGTGAGACCCAGGCACCACTAGCCATGAAGGGATTAGAGACAACAAACGGCGTCGCCCAGACCGAATGCACTGAAAACTCCCTCAATGTTGAGCAGAAAAAATTAAATGGTAAAAAGCAGAAAAGAAGGCGAAGGTCCCCCAAACACAAATCTCTGCTGCCAAATGTGGATAATGCGCTGATGGGCCTGATGATGGATTCGGTGTGGCTTGATAAATATGTCTATGACGAAGCCGAATGTTTCTATCATGTCAGGCTAGCTGCACAGGGGGCTGAGGGCCTAGAGACACGGCCTTTAATTAAAGGAACAGTCATTAAGAAACGCAAAGTTATGGAAGAGACGTCAAGGAACACCTCCACAGAGAACTGTTGCCACAAGAATATAATGGCTTGTCATCATGTAACGAATGGCGTATGGATCAACAAGTTTAACTTTGACGATGCTGAAAGCCAGTTTGTTGTACAGTTTGCCTCTCCACTGGCCCCACGGTCACTTAATCTTAGCCTTGTTTCTCTTGACCTTGGAATCCATAGATCCGTACAAAGAACACCAGATGAAGGGTATGCAAGTGCTACACCTACCCCAGCCGCACAAGAACTGGTAACATTACCTGCAGTGGTGTCTGACCCGACGGTGAATGGGAAGCCTCACTGGACAGGTCTGCACGATCTGATATCAGAGGTGTGGCTGGAGAAGTCCTCATACGACCAGGCAGAGAGATGCTTCTATGAGCACGTTGCTAATAGACCGTCGGAGCTGCAGGCTGATCCAACCCTCAGCTGGAGCCTGAACTCTGGCAAAAAAAGCAAACGAGACAAATGGAACCGCAAATTTGCCTCAAAGCAGCTGCCTTCCAGAAAGAAGAAGCTTTCCAGTATTCCGGAGGAGACCGCCAACGCACTTTATTACCCTGCGtatttcctccatgctgacagtgAGACTGTGTGGCTGGATAAGACACTTTATGATAACGCCGAAGCCTGTTTCTATGCAGCTCAAGTCCACAATATATCATGCGCGGTTATATCCAACAAGTCGTCTCTAGCCAAACTCCACAGGCCGGTGAAATCCAGGCAGTGTGACAA AAAGATGGCGTCCTCCTTCCTGAGCACAGAAAAGATCTGGTTTGACAAATATAAGTATGATGATGCGGAGAGGCAGTATTATGAACAGCTCAGCGTGACATCGAATGAAAATAGCCTGCCACAG GAGGACGGAGCAAGCACAATCCTCAGGGACATTGCCAGAGCCAGGGAGAATATCCAGAAATCGCTGGCCGGA AGCACGGCCTCTGCTCCCGGCAACAGTGAGGAGAGCGGAGAGCTCCTGTCGCGGGTCGCCATTCTAGAACGTGAGAACCAGAGCCTGCACAAAG TGGTGGCGGATCTTCAGATGGCCATCTCCAAGCTGGAAACCAGAATAGTTACACTGGAGCAGTCTGCTACCTCAGAAGTATTGGCCCCTGAGCCTCCTTTCGTGTGCAAG TTTCCAGCCCGCGTTCCAGCACCTTCCTGCCCGGTAGTGGTTCAAGAACTGAAGAAGGTAGAAgaggacgatgatgatgatatagatttATTTGGCagtgatgaggaggaagatgaGAAAGCCGCCAAGATCAAAGAGGAGAGAATACGTCAGTACGCTGAGAAAAAATCCAAGAAACCCGGACTGATCGCCAAGTCCTCCATCTTGCTTGATGTGAAACCG TGGGATGATGAGACGGACATGGCTAAGCTGGAGGAGTGTGTACGCACCGTTCAGATGGATGGACTGCTGTGGGGCTCCTCCAAACTGGTACCGGTGGGATACGGCATCAAAAAGCTGCAGATCCAGTGCGTGGTGGAGGACGATAAGGTCGGCACGGACACGTTGGAGGAAGAGATCACAAAGTTTGAGGACtat GTCCAGAGCGTGGACATCGCTGCTTTCAACAAGATCTAA
- the LOC142158015 gene encoding uncharacterized protein LOC142158015 isoform X3, protein MMKMRTRKHQSPVESSWVDKQQCVDGASLACETQAPLAMKGLETTNGVAQTECTENSLNVEQKKLNGKKQKRRRRSPKHKSLLPNVDNALMGLMMDSVWLDKYVYDEAECFYHVRLAAQGAEGLETRPLIKGTVIKKRKVMEETSRNTSTENCCHKNIMACHHVTNGVWINKFNFDDAESQFVVQFASPLAPRSLNLSLVSLDLGIHRSVQRTPDEGYASATPTPAAQELVTLPAVVSDPTVNGKPHWTGLHDLISEVWLEKSSYDQAERCFYEHVANRPSELQADPTLSWSLNSGKKSKRDKWNRKFASKQLPSRKKKLSSIPEETANALYYPAYFLHADSETVWLDKTLYDNAEACFYAAQVHNISCAVISNKSSLAKLHRPVKSRQCDKKMASSFLSTEKIWFDKYKYDDAERQYYEQLSVTSNENSLPQLRTVLHSPKEAQASPPQSQSGPCTSTASAPGNSEESGELLSRVAILERENQSLHKVVADLQMAISKLETRIVTLEQSATSEVLAPEPPFVCKFPARVPAPSCPVVVQELKKVEEDDDDDIDLFGSDEEEDEKAAKIKEERIRQYAEKKSKKPGLIAKSSILLDVKPWDDETDMAKLEECVRTVQMDGLLWGSSKLVPVGYGIKKLQIQCVVEDDKVGTDTLEEEITKFEDYVQSVDIAAFNKI, encoded by the exons ATGATGAAGATGAGGACAAGGAAACACCAGAGCCCAGTGGAGTCCAGCTGGGTGGACAAACAGCAGTGCGTGGACGGTGCAAGTCTTGCTTGTGAGACCCAGGCACCACTAGCCATGAAGGGATTAGAGACAACAAACGGCGTCGCCCAGACCGAATGCACTGAAAACTCCCTCAATGTTGAGCAGAAAAAATTAAATGGTAAAAAGCAGAAAAGAAGGCGAAGGTCCCCCAAACACAAATCTCTGCTGCCAAATGTGGATAATGCGCTGATGGGCCTGATGATGGATTCGGTGTGGCTTGATAAATATGTCTATGACGAAGCCGAATGTTTCTATCATGTCAGGCTAGCTGCACAGGGGGCTGAGGGCCTAGAGACACGGCCTTTAATTAAAGGAACAGTCATTAAGAAACGCAAAGTTATGGAAGAGACGTCAAGGAACACCTCCACAGAGAACTGTTGCCACAAGAATATAATGGCTTGTCATCATGTAACGAATGGCGTATGGATCAACAAGTTTAACTTTGACGATGCTGAAAGCCAGTTTGTTGTACAGTTTGCCTCTCCACTGGCCCCACGGTCACTTAATCTTAGCCTTGTTTCTCTTGACCTTGGAATCCATAGATCCGTACAAAGAACACCAGATGAAGGGTATGCAAGTGCTACACCTACCCCAGCCGCACAAGAACTGGTAACATTACCTGCAGTGGTGTCTGACCCGACGGTGAATGGGAAGCCTCACTGGACAGGTCTGCACGATCTGATATCAGAGGTGTGGCTGGAGAAGTCCTCATACGACCAGGCAGAGAGATGCTTCTATGAGCACGTTGCTAATAGACCGTCGGAGCTGCAGGCTGATCCAACCCTCAGCTGGAGCCTGAACTCTGGCAAAAAAAGCAAACGAGACAAATGGAACCGCAAATTTGCCTCAAAGCAGCTGCCTTCCAGAAAGAAGAAGCTTTCCAGTATTCCGGAGGAGACCGCCAACGCACTTTATTACCCTGCGtatttcctccatgctgacagtgAGACTGTGTGGCTGGATAAGACACTTTATGATAACGCCGAAGCCTGTTTCTATGCAGCTCAAGTCCACAATATATCATGCGCGGTTATATCCAACAAGTCGTCTCTAGCCAAACTCCACAGGCCGGTGAAATCCAGGCAGTGTGACAA AAAGATGGCGTCCTCCTTCCTGAGCACAGAAAAGATCTGGTTTGACAAATATAAGTATGATGATGCGGAGAGGCAGTATTATGAACAGCTCAGCGTGACATCGAATGAAAATAGCCTGCCACAG CTGAGGACAGTCCTGCATAGTCCAAAGGAAGCCCAGGCCAGCCCTCcccagagccaatcagggccctGTACT AGCACGGCCTCTGCTCCCGGCAACAGTGAGGAGAGCGGAGAGCTCCTGTCGCGGGTCGCCATTCTAGAACGTGAGAACCAGAGCCTGCACAAAG TGGTGGCGGATCTTCAGATGGCCATCTCCAAGCTGGAAACCAGAATAGTTACACTGGAGCAGTCTGCTACCTCAGAAGTATTGGCCCCTGAGCCTCCTTTCGTGTGCAAG TTTCCAGCCCGCGTTCCAGCACCTTCCTGCCCGGTAGTGGTTCAAGAACTGAAGAAGGTAGAAgaggacgatgatgatgatatagatttATTTGGCagtgatgaggaggaagatgaGAAAGCCGCCAAGATCAAAGAGGAGAGAATACGTCAGTACGCTGAGAAAAAATCCAAGAAACCCGGACTGATCGCCAAGTCCTCCATCTTGCTTGATGTGAAACCG TGGGATGATGAGACGGACATGGCTAAGCTGGAGGAGTGTGTACGCACCGTTCAGATGGATGGACTGCTGTGGGGCTCCTCCAAACTGGTACCGGTGGGATACGGCATCAAAAAGCTGCAGATCCAGTGCGTGGTGGAGGACGATAAGGTCGGCACGGACACGTTGGAGGAAGAGATCACAAAGTTTGAGGACtat GTCCAGAGCGTGGACATCGCTGCTTTCAACAAGATCTAA
- the LOC142158015 gene encoding uncharacterized protein LOC142158015 isoform X4 gives MMKMRTRKHQSPVESSWVDKQQCVDGASLACETQAPLAMKGLETTNGVAQTECTENSLNVEQKKLNGKKQKRRRRSPKHKSLLPNVDNALMGLMMDSVWLDKYVYDEAECFYHVRLAAQGAEGLETRPLIKGTVIKKRKVMEETSRNTSTENCCHKNIMACHHVTNGVWINKFNFDDAESQFVVQFASPLAPRSLNLSLVSLDLGIHRSVQRTPDEGYASATPTPAAQELVTLPAVVSDPTVNGKPHWTGLHDLISEVWLEKSSYDQAERCFYEHVANRPSELQADPTLSWSLNSGKKSKRDKWNRKFASKQLPSRKKKLSSIPEETANALYYPAYFLHADSETVWLDKTLYDNAEACFYAAQVHNISCAVISNKSSLAKLHRPVKSRQCDKKMASSFLSTEKIWFDKYKYDDAERQYYEQLSVTSNENSLPQSTASAPGNSEESGELLSRVAILERENQSLHKVVADLQMAISKLETRIVTLEQSATSEVLAPEPPFVCKFPARVPAPSCPVVVQELKKVEEDDDDDIDLFGSDEEEDEKAAKIKEERIRQYAEKKSKKPGLIAKSSILLDVKPWDDETDMAKLEECVRTVQMDGLLWGSSKLVPVGYGIKKLQIQCVVEDDKVGTDTLEEEITKFEDYVQSVDIAAFNKI, from the exons ATGATGAAGATGAGGACAAGGAAACACCAGAGCCCAGTGGAGTCCAGCTGGGTGGACAAACAGCAGTGCGTGGACGGTGCAAGTCTTGCTTGTGAGACCCAGGCACCACTAGCCATGAAGGGATTAGAGACAACAAACGGCGTCGCCCAGACCGAATGCACTGAAAACTCCCTCAATGTTGAGCAGAAAAAATTAAATGGTAAAAAGCAGAAAAGAAGGCGAAGGTCCCCCAAACACAAATCTCTGCTGCCAAATGTGGATAATGCGCTGATGGGCCTGATGATGGATTCGGTGTGGCTTGATAAATATGTCTATGACGAAGCCGAATGTTTCTATCATGTCAGGCTAGCTGCACAGGGGGCTGAGGGCCTAGAGACACGGCCTTTAATTAAAGGAACAGTCATTAAGAAACGCAAAGTTATGGAAGAGACGTCAAGGAACACCTCCACAGAGAACTGTTGCCACAAGAATATAATGGCTTGTCATCATGTAACGAATGGCGTATGGATCAACAAGTTTAACTTTGACGATGCTGAAAGCCAGTTTGTTGTACAGTTTGCCTCTCCACTGGCCCCACGGTCACTTAATCTTAGCCTTGTTTCTCTTGACCTTGGAATCCATAGATCCGTACAAAGAACACCAGATGAAGGGTATGCAAGTGCTACACCTACCCCAGCCGCACAAGAACTGGTAACATTACCTGCAGTGGTGTCTGACCCGACGGTGAATGGGAAGCCTCACTGGACAGGTCTGCACGATCTGATATCAGAGGTGTGGCTGGAGAAGTCCTCATACGACCAGGCAGAGAGATGCTTCTATGAGCACGTTGCTAATAGACCGTCGGAGCTGCAGGCTGATCCAACCCTCAGCTGGAGCCTGAACTCTGGCAAAAAAAGCAAACGAGACAAATGGAACCGCAAATTTGCCTCAAAGCAGCTGCCTTCCAGAAAGAAGAAGCTTTCCAGTATTCCGGAGGAGACCGCCAACGCACTTTATTACCCTGCGtatttcctccatgctgacagtgAGACTGTGTGGCTGGATAAGACACTTTATGATAACGCCGAAGCCTGTTTCTATGCAGCTCAAGTCCACAATATATCATGCGCGGTTATATCCAACAAGTCGTCTCTAGCCAAACTCCACAGGCCGGTGAAATCCAGGCAGTGTGACAA AAAGATGGCGTCCTCCTTCCTGAGCACAGAAAAGATCTGGTTTGACAAATATAAGTATGATGATGCGGAGAGGCAGTATTATGAACAGCTCAGCGTGACATCGAATGAAAATAGCCTGCCACAG AGCACGGCCTCTGCTCCCGGCAACAGTGAGGAGAGCGGAGAGCTCCTGTCGCGGGTCGCCATTCTAGAACGTGAGAACCAGAGCCTGCACAAAG TGGTGGCGGATCTTCAGATGGCCATCTCCAAGCTGGAAACCAGAATAGTTACACTGGAGCAGTCTGCTACCTCAGAAGTATTGGCCCCTGAGCCTCCTTTCGTGTGCAAG TTTCCAGCCCGCGTTCCAGCACCTTCCTGCCCGGTAGTGGTTCAAGAACTGAAGAAGGTAGAAgaggacgatgatgatgatatagatttATTTGGCagtgatgaggaggaagatgaGAAAGCCGCCAAGATCAAAGAGGAGAGAATACGTCAGTACGCTGAGAAAAAATCCAAGAAACCCGGACTGATCGCCAAGTCCTCCATCTTGCTTGATGTGAAACCG TGGGATGATGAGACGGACATGGCTAAGCTGGAGGAGTGTGTACGCACCGTTCAGATGGATGGACTGCTGTGGGGCTCCTCCAAACTGGTACCGGTGGGATACGGCATCAAAAAGCTGCAGATCCAGTGCGTGGTGGAGGACGATAAGGTCGGCACGGACACGTTGGAGGAAGAGATCACAAAGTTTGAGGACtat GTCCAGAGCGTGGACATCGCTGCTTTCAACAAGATCTAA
- the LOC142158015 gene encoding uncharacterized protein LOC142158015 isoform X1, with amino-acid sequence MRTRKHQSPVESSWVDKQQCVDGASLACETQAPLAMKGLETTNGVAQTECTENSLNVEQKKLNGKKQKRRRRSPKHKSLLPNVDNALMGLMMDSVWLDKYVYDEAECFYHVRLAAQGAEGLETRPLIKGTVIKKRKVMEETSRNTSTENCCHKNIMACHHVTNGVWINKFNFDDAESQFVVQFASPLAPRSLNLSLVSLDLGIHRSVQRTPDEGYASATPTPAAQELVTLPAVVSDPTVNGKPHWTGLHDLISEVWLEKSSYDQAERCFYEHVANRPSELQADPTLSWSLNSGKKSKRDKWNRKFASKQLPSRKKKLSSIPEETANALYYPAYFLHADSETVWLDKTLYDNAEACFYAAQVHNISCAVISNKSSLAKLHRPVKSRQCDKKMASSFLSTEKIWFDKYKYDDAERQYYEQLSVTSNENSLPQEDGASTILRDIARARENIQKSLAGLRTVLHSPKEAQASPPQSQSGPCTSTASAPGNSEESGELLSRVAILERENQSLHKVVADLQMAISKLETRIVTLEQSATSEVLAPEPPFVCKFPARVPAPSCPVVVQELKKVEEDDDDDIDLFGSDEEEDEKAAKIKEERIRQYAEKKSKKPGLIAKSSILLDVKPWDDETDMAKLEECVRTVQMDGLLWGSSKLVPVGYGIKKLQIQCVVEDDKVGTDTLEEEITKFEDYVQSVDIAAFNKI; translated from the exons ATGAGGACAAGGAAACACCAGAGCCCAGTGGAGTCCAGCTGGGTGGACAAACAGCAGTGCGTGGACGGTGCAAGTCTTGCTTGTGAGACCCAGGCACCACTAGCCATGAAGGGATTAGAGACAACAAACGGCGTCGCCCAGACCGAATGCACTGAAAACTCCCTCAATGTTGAGCAGAAAAAATTAAATGGTAAAAAGCAGAAAAGAAGGCGAAGGTCCCCCAAACACAAATCTCTGCTGCCAAATGTGGATAATGCGCTGATGGGCCTGATGATGGATTCGGTGTGGCTTGATAAATATGTCTATGACGAAGCCGAATGTTTCTATCATGTCAGGCTAGCTGCACAGGGGGCTGAGGGCCTAGAGACACGGCCTTTAATTAAAGGAACAGTCATTAAGAAACGCAAAGTTATGGAAGAGACGTCAAGGAACACCTCCACAGAGAACTGTTGCCACAAGAATATAATGGCTTGTCATCATGTAACGAATGGCGTATGGATCAACAAGTTTAACTTTGACGATGCTGAAAGCCAGTTTGTTGTACAGTTTGCCTCTCCACTGGCCCCACGGTCACTTAATCTTAGCCTTGTTTCTCTTGACCTTGGAATCCATAGATCCGTACAAAGAACACCAGATGAAGGGTATGCAAGTGCTACACCTACCCCAGCCGCACAAGAACTGGTAACATTACCTGCAGTGGTGTCTGACCCGACGGTGAATGGGAAGCCTCACTGGACAGGTCTGCACGATCTGATATCAGAGGTGTGGCTGGAGAAGTCCTCATACGACCAGGCAGAGAGATGCTTCTATGAGCACGTTGCTAATAGACCGTCGGAGCTGCAGGCTGATCCAACCCTCAGCTGGAGCCTGAACTCTGGCAAAAAAAGCAAACGAGACAAATGGAACCGCAAATTTGCCTCAAAGCAGCTGCCTTCCAGAAAGAAGAAGCTTTCCAGTATTCCGGAGGAGACCGCCAACGCACTTTATTACCCTGCGtatttcctccatgctgacagtgAGACTGTGTGGCTGGATAAGACACTTTATGATAACGCCGAAGCCTGTTTCTATGCAGCTCAAGTCCACAATATATCATGCGCGGTTATATCCAACAAGTCGTCTCTAGCCAAACTCCACAGGCCGGTGAAATCCAGGCAGTGTGACAA AAAGATGGCGTCCTCCTTCCTGAGCACAGAAAAGATCTGGTTTGACAAATATAAGTATGATGATGCGGAGAGGCAGTATTATGAACAGCTCAGCGTGACATCGAATGAAAATAGCCTGCCACAG GAGGACGGAGCAAGCACAATCCTCAGGGACATTGCCAGAGCCAGGGAGAATATCCAGAAATCGCTGGCCGGA CTGAGGACAGTCCTGCATAGTCCAAAGGAAGCCCAGGCCAGCCCTCcccagagccaatcagggccctGTACT AGCACGGCCTCTGCTCCCGGCAACAGTGAGGAGAGCGGAGAGCTCCTGTCGCGGGTCGCCATTCTAGAACGTGAGAACCAGAGCCTGCACAAAG TGGTGGCGGATCTTCAGATGGCCATCTCCAAGCTGGAAACCAGAATAGTTACACTGGAGCAGTCTGCTACCTCAGAAGTATTGGCCCCTGAGCCTCCTTTCGTGTGCAAG TTTCCAGCCCGCGTTCCAGCACCTTCCTGCCCGGTAGTGGTTCAAGAACTGAAGAAGGTAGAAgaggacgatgatgatgatatagatttATTTGGCagtgatgaggaggaagatgaGAAAGCCGCCAAGATCAAAGAGGAGAGAATACGTCAGTACGCTGAGAAAAAATCCAAGAAACCCGGACTGATCGCCAAGTCCTCCATCTTGCTTGATGTGAAACCG TGGGATGATGAGACGGACATGGCTAAGCTGGAGGAGTGTGTACGCACCGTTCAGATGGATGGACTGCTGTGGGGCTCCTCCAAACTGGTACCGGTGGGATACGGCATCAAAAAGCTGCAGATCCAGTGCGTGGTGGAGGACGATAAGGTCGGCACGGACACGTTGGAGGAAGAGATCACAAAGTTTGAGGACtat GTCCAGAGCGTGGACATCGCTGCTTTCAACAAGATCTAA